From Longimicrobiaceae bacterium:
TCTCGGCACATCCCCACGTATTTAGGTACGTCCCCGTCTTCCACCGGGCCGTTGAGCCTCGCAGTGAACCGCGAATACCCTTCGAAGTCACTCGCGCAACGTTTTATTAGCCTCGTGGCTCCTACCCAGGGGATCTCCGCCTGCTCACATAAGTCCTCAAGCTGCTGGAGTTGCTGGAGGGGACTCCGGAGCCTATCCATCACCGCGTCTTTCTTCACCTGATCCGCGTACTTCACACGCTCGAATCGCCGGAAGAGCACGAACGAGGCAAGGACGGTCAGTAGCAACGCGATCGCGGCGAGTGGGTCTACCTCCTTGTCGATCGTTACCCCTGGAACCGTAAAGATCTTCCCGACAACGAAGCCGATCAGTAGGAGTGCGACTGCGGCTACCCCTTCACCAGGCCCCAGCTGGGCTTCGCGTTGCTCGAACTTGCTCAGCATCGTTGATATACCCGAGGATATCCTCTACGAGGTAGACTTCCTCTTTCGATGTGAACCGCAGCACCGCAAGGAGTTCAGGCCCGGTAAATCCGCTCGACCGGACCAAGCCCCCAAACGCTTCCTCGAGGAAGGAGGTGCCATACCCCGCGGTCCCGTCCAGGTTAACGTGCAACTGCGAACGTTCCACCAAGGCCTGCTTCACGGCCGGTTGGAGGAGTTCCTCCCGGAACTCCTCCCCTGAGAAGTCCCCCTCGTCTCGGTATCGCGAACCAGGTGTCCGGCTGAAGTCGCGAGCGACGGACAGTTCAATCGTCTTCATGGGCCGGAGTGCAGCTGTTGGATGGTTGTAGCTCCCAGATCACAAGTGTCCCGCTAAACGGGACCTTCAGGGAGCTATACTCGCCCCGCCCCACGTGGGCGTACACGTCGTTGGTCACGATCAGCAGGTTTGATACCCCGTTCCTGGATTGCACCTGGCGAATCCCTGGCAAACCCTTCCCGCGGAACGACTGCTTTGTGACGGTCTCGTGTAGCCTGCCGTCGAGGATCGCTTTCATGATCATCGGGTTGTCCATTCGTTTCAGCACCGTGATCAGCTGATCTCGCCACCCGAACCATTTGCTCGTCTTACCCTTGCTGTCGAGGCTCGTGAAGACCCCGACCCCGAAGTCGACGAAGGTGAAGGTCACCTTGTGCTTCTTCTTCTGGTGGTTCACGGACAGCCACCAATGCTTCTCGCCCTGCCCTTCGAGGGCTGCATGATTATTAGTATTGTGCATCAGCTCCAGCAAGATACGCTGGACTCCCTGCGCGCGGCGAGGCTCCCCCCACACAGTTGTCGCCGCGTTACTGATGATCCGCGCAGTGAGCACTGAGTTCACCTTCTTCTCGGCATGCGTATGCAGTCCCCGTTCAGGGGAGACAGAGTACGTGTCGCGGTCTTCGTACTTTCGA
This genomic window contains:
- a CDS encoding STAS domain-containing protein: MKRIVNKGRYVRLQWRRGEHALERRRCRAKYLKAKRRTHLGKPKRLRRYETPTRVLPRAGFTRVQAPPDMRMVHNPEGCNAFFATLAHHLERRNPVRVSIYGVRRVDSAAIVILLAIMIRFRAQGVGFGGDFPKDQAIREAIAKSGFFQGLYRKYEDRDTYSVSPERGLHTHAEKKVNSVLTARIISNAATTVWGEPRRAQGVQRILLELMHNTNNHAALEGQGEKHWWLSVNHQKKKHKVTFTFVDFGVGVFTSLDSKGKTSKWFGWRDQLITVLKRMDNPMIMKAILDGRLHETVTKQSFRGKGLPGIRQVQSRNGVSNLLIVTNDVYAHVGRGEYSSLKVPFSGTLVIWELQPSNSCTPAHEDD
- a CDS encoding STAS-like domain-containing protein; the encoded protein is MKTIELSVARDFSRTPGSRYRDEGDFSGEEFREELLQPAVKQALVERSQLHVNLDGTAGYGTSFLEEAFGGLVRSSGFTGPELLAVLRFTSKEEVYLVEDILGYINDAEQVRATRSPAGAW